A section of the Streptomyces sp. V3I8 genome encodes:
- a CDS encoding DUF4328 domain-containing protein produces the protein MTGAVVGSPGFMSPEQVRGERVTYASDIFCLGAVLAYTASGKLPFGTGEGGIHSLLFRIASEDPDLTGVPAPWDRLIAECLAKDPSQRPSLDTLLARIEAMEDTGGAWLPGEVLAELGRHAVQLLNNEDPQSHALTAQAPAAAQAQAQAQAQAPMQGFGPPVSYNPSPSPWQSPPPGVLHAGSPPPGSLPPSPHYFSPRPPARAARGLGTALAFLLGVYTLPLLVRGAVLAGTYLELDGQSGDSDPGLMRNYEILQFATDISEILEMLVGLAVIIVWPLWFQRMRNNADAFAPVRLRFAPGMAAGAWFIPVVNLFMPKQMSNDIWTATAGRARGAGRWLLHLWWWCWVAYLVSYVNDSFGSWYDNDSVSGAMSDIITAQANILSGVVSAVVAVFFVRRLTSMQQARIEEARGPGLS, from the coding sequence ATGACGGGTGCCGTCGTGGGCTCGCCCGGCTTCATGTCGCCCGAGCAGGTGCGCGGCGAGCGCGTCACGTACGCGAGTGACATCTTCTGCCTCGGCGCCGTGCTCGCGTACACCGCGTCGGGCAAGCTGCCGTTCGGCACCGGTGAGGGCGGCATCCACTCGCTGCTCTTCCGGATCGCCAGTGAGGATCCGGACCTGACGGGGGTCCCCGCGCCGTGGGACCGGCTGATCGCCGAGTGCCTGGCGAAGGACCCCTCCCAAAGGCCGTCCCTGGACACCCTGCTGGCACGCATCGAGGCCATGGAGGACACGGGCGGCGCCTGGCTGCCGGGCGAGGTGCTCGCCGAGCTCGGCCGGCACGCCGTGCAGCTGCTGAACAACGAGGACCCGCAGAGCCACGCGCTCACCGCGCAGGCCCCGGCGGCCGCACAGGCGCAGGCACAGGCACAAGCGCAGGCGCCGATGCAGGGCTTCGGCCCGCCCGTCTCGTACAACCCGTCCCCCTCCCCGTGGCAGAGCCCCCCGCCGGGCGTCCTGCACGCGGGCAGCCCGCCGCCGGGCAGCCTCCCGCCCTCGCCGCACTACTTCTCGCCGCGCCCGCCGGCCCGCGCGGCGCGCGGGCTGGGGACGGCGCTGGCCTTCCTGCTCGGCGTCTACACGCTGCCCCTGCTGGTCCGCGGCGCCGTCCTCGCCGGGACCTACCTGGAACTCGACGGGCAGAGCGGTGACTCCGACCCCGGCCTCATGCGGAACTACGAGATACTGCAGTTCGCGACGGACATCTCCGAGATCCTCGAGATGCTGGTGGGCCTGGCGGTGATCATCGTGTGGCCCCTGTGGTTCCAGCGGATGCGGAACAACGCCGACGCCTTCGCGCCGGTCCGCCTGCGCTTCGCGCCCGGGATGGCGGCCGGGGCCTGGTTCATCCCGGTCGTCAACCTCTTCATGCCCAAGCAGATGAGCAACGACATCTGGACGGCGACGGCCGGCCGGGCCCGGGGCGCCGGGCGGTGGCTGCTGCACCTGTGGTGGTGGTGCTGGGTCGCCTACCTGGTGTCGTACGTGAACGACTCGTTCGGCAGCTGGTACGACAACGACTCCGTCAGCGGCGCCATGTCCGACATCATCACCGCGCAGGCGAACATCCTCAGCGGCGTCGTGAGCGCGGTGGTGGCCGTCTTCTTCGTCAGACGGCTCACCTCCATGCAGCAGGCCCGCATCGAGGAGGCCCGCGGCCCCGGGCTCTCCTGA
- the abc-f gene encoding ribosomal protection-like ABC-F family protein: MHCAPAGTAGTASPVTTSQIALAEVTKRYGDRVVLDRVSLTVRPGEKVGIVGDNGSGKSTLLRLLAGQEPVDNGSLTVVAPGGTGHLRQTLDLPGPVRVGEVVDHVLGELRALEQRIHAAEAALGTAGPAEFERYAALVAEFDARGGHGADRRVEVTLRRLGERAPLDRERALSTLSGGQRSRLALAATLASAPELLLLDEPTNDLDDEAVAWLEGHLHRHRGTVVVATHDRAFLERVTDTILEVDQDRRTVRRYGNGYAGFLTAKAAARARWAWEHERWRDEVARQERLADASIGMLAEIPRKGPWAFSGAGAFRARSRTHGAQSRIRNARERVQRLTEHPVPPPPRPLLFTGRLEGTPDTRNTQDASAAVHLEDVRVEGRLHVPSLELSPGDRLLVTGPNGAGKSTLLHLLAGELTPDAGVLRRPRRVGFLRQQSAPDDAFDARTLLTAFAADRVEQPGEHADALLALGLFRGADLAVPVRDLSAGQRRKLELARLVTAGPLDLLLLDEPTNHLAPALVEEIEAALVHYTGTLVVVTHDRLLRERFNGLRLELPAAGACQVPQ; encoded by the coding sequence TTGCACTGTGCTCCCGCAGGTACCGCCGGCACGGCTTCTCCCGTCACCACCTCGCAGATCGCTCTCGCCGAGGTGACCAAGCGCTACGGCGACCGCGTGGTACTGGACCGGGTGTCCCTCACCGTCCGGCCCGGCGAGAAGGTCGGGATCGTCGGGGACAACGGGTCCGGGAAGTCCACGCTCCTGCGGCTGCTCGCAGGGCAGGAGCCGGTCGACAACGGCAGCCTGACCGTCGTCGCACCGGGCGGGACCGGCCATCTCCGCCAGACCCTCGACCTGCCCGGCCCGGTGCGCGTGGGCGAGGTCGTGGACCACGTACTGGGTGAGCTGCGCGCCCTGGAGCAGCGTATTCACGCCGCCGAGGCCGCCCTGGGCACGGCGGGCCCCGCCGAGTTCGAGCGCTACGCCGCACTCGTCGCCGAGTTCGACGCACGCGGCGGGCACGGAGCGGACCGCCGGGTCGAGGTGACCCTGCGCCGGCTCGGCGAACGGGCGCCACTGGACCGGGAGCGGGCGCTGAGCACCCTCTCCGGCGGGCAGCGTTCCCGGCTCGCACTCGCCGCGACCCTGGCCTCGGCCCCCGAACTGCTGCTGCTCGACGAACCGACCAACGACCTGGACGACGAGGCCGTGGCCTGGCTCGAAGGGCATCTGCACCGGCACCGGGGCACGGTCGTCGTCGCCACGCACGACCGGGCGTTCCTGGAACGCGTCACCGACACCATTCTGGAAGTCGACCAGGACCGGCGCACGGTACGGCGCTACGGGAACGGATACGCCGGTTTCCTCACCGCCAAGGCGGCGGCCCGCGCCCGGTGGGCGTGGGAGCACGAGCGGTGGCGCGACGAGGTCGCCCGGCAGGAACGCCTCGCCGACGCGAGCATCGGGATGCTGGCGGAGATCCCTCGCAAGGGGCCGTGGGCGTTCAGCGGCGCCGGCGCGTTCCGGGCGCGCTCGCGGACGCACGGCGCGCAGAGCCGCATCCGCAATGCCCGCGAGCGGGTGCAGCGGCTCACGGAGCACCCCGTGCCGCCGCCCCCGCGGCCGCTGCTGTTCACGGGCCGCCTCGAGGGCACGCCGGACACTCGGAACACTCAGGACGCATCGGCAGCCGTGCACTTGGAGGATGTCCGGGTCGAAGGACGGCTGCACGTTCCGTCCCTGGAGCTCTCCCCCGGTGACCGGCTCCTCGTCACCGGTCCCAACGGCGCCGGCAAGAGCACCCTTCTCCACCTGCTCGCAGGAGAACTGACGCCCGACGCCGGTGTCCTGCGCCGACCCCGCCGCGTCGGGTTCCTGCGTCAGCAGAGCGCGCCCGACGACGCCTTCGACGCCCGTACGCTGCTGACGGCCTTCGCGGCCGACCGGGTGGAGCAGCCCGGCGAGCACGCCGACGCGCTCCTCGCGCTCGGTCTGTTCCGCGGTGCCGATCTCGCCGTCCCCGTACGGGACCTGTCCGCCGGGCAGCGCCGCAAGCTCGAACTGGCCCGGCTCGTCACGGCCGGTCCGCTCGACCTGCTGCTCCTCGACGAGCCGACCAACCATCTGGCCCCCGCCCTGGTGGAGGAGATCGAGGCCGCCCTGGTCCACTACACCGGCACCCTGGTCGTGGTGACCCACGACCGCCTCCTGCGGGAACGCTTCAACGGGCTGCGGCTGGAACTGCCGGCGGCCGGTGCCTGCCAGGTCCCGCAGTGA
- a CDS encoding serine/threonine-protein kinase, translating to MDGLAPDDPGWIGNYRLLGRLGEGGMGRVYLARSDRGRTVAVKVVQEQLARRPDFRRRFAQEVKAAQRVGGEWTAPVLDADTEAATPWVATGYVAGPSLAEVVDKQYGPLPPNSVRTLGLGLVRALQAIHAAGLVHRDLKPSNVLVTIDGPRVIDFGIARALDPALQSSPTGSR from the coding sequence ATGGACGGGTTGGCCCCGGACGATCCGGGCTGGATAGGCAATTACCGACTGCTCGGCAGACTCGGCGAGGGCGGCATGGGGCGGGTGTACCTGGCCCGTTCCGACCGCGGCCGTACGGTCGCGGTCAAGGTCGTCCAGGAACAGCTGGCCCGCAGGCCCGACTTCAGGCGACGGTTCGCGCAGGAGGTGAAGGCCGCCCAGCGGGTCGGCGGCGAGTGGACGGCGCCCGTCCTGGACGCCGACACGGAGGCGGCGACCCCCTGGGTCGCCACCGGCTACGTCGCCGGGCCCTCCCTCGCCGAGGTGGTGGACAAGCAGTACGGTCCGCTGCCCCCGAACTCCGTACGGACCCTGGGGCTCGGGCTCGTCCGCGCGCTCCAGGCCATCCACGCCGCGGGGCTCGTGCACCGCGACCTCAAGCCGTCCAACGTCCTGGTGACGATCGACGGACCGCGCGTCATCGACTTCGGCATCGCCCGCGCCCTCGACCCGGCCCTGCAGTCCTCTCCGACGGGCTCACGATGA
- a CDS encoding LysE family translocator — MVSTDRLLAFAAMSFLLIVVPGPSVLFVIGRALAQGRRAALTTVVGNTLGAYVLVVAVALGVGAVVERSVLVFTTLKLVGAAYLVYLGVKAVRQRGALHAAFTGDEPARGGWRTLGEGFAVGVANPKTIVFFAAVLPQFVDRGQGHVVTQMLLLGLVFNLIAVASDSVWGLGAAAARDWFARSPRRLALVGGVGGVTMIGLGVTIATTGHKD, encoded by the coding sequence ATGGTGTCCACAGACCGGCTGCTCGCCTTCGCGGCCATGTCGTTCCTGCTGATCGTGGTCCCCGGACCCAGCGTGCTGTTCGTGATCGGGCGGGCGCTGGCGCAGGGACGCCGCGCGGCGCTGACCACGGTCGTGGGGAACACGCTGGGCGCGTACGTCCTCGTCGTGGCCGTGGCACTCGGAGTCGGGGCCGTCGTGGAGCGCTCGGTGCTCGTCTTCACGACGCTGAAGCTGGTGGGGGCGGCGTATCTCGTGTACCTGGGGGTGAAGGCGGTGCGGCAACGCGGTGCGCTGCACGCCGCGTTCACCGGCGACGAACCCGCGCGCGGCGGTTGGCGCACGCTGGGGGAGGGCTTCGCGGTCGGCGTGGCCAACCCGAAGACGATCGTGTTCTTCGCCGCCGTACTGCCGCAGTTCGTCGACCGCGGCCAGGGCCACGTCGTCACGCAGATGCTGCTGCTCGGCCTGGTCTTCAACCTCATCGCGGTGGCGTCGGACAGTGTCTGGGGTCTGGGCGCCGCCGCCGCACGCGACTGGTTCGCCCGTTCACCCCGGCGGCTCGCGCTGGTCGGCGGGGTGGGCGGCGTCACGATGATCGGCCTGGGCGTCACGATCGCCACGACGGGCCACAAGGACTAG
- a CDS encoding DUF1062 domain-containing protein: MLENWVVAPTCLPLVRRRCHACASERFWTSGKFRVNAHHKLLDVWLLALCTTCGETAKLTVLERTNVRSVRPGLLDRLHANDPALAAELLQDPFVRRRNHIALDWDNAWRLDTGGPDHRDRVDRVDQVDHEALDVSVRFAARIPVRPVRLIAEGCGLPRAEVERLAAEGKLVSAVRLGGRLSGDFTFTLKR; the protein is encoded by the coding sequence GTGCTCGAAAACTGGGTGGTCGCACCCACCTGCCTGCCGCTCGTCCGCCGTCGCTGCCACGCGTGCGCGTCCGAGCGTTTTTGGACAAGCGGAAAATTCCGTGTCAACGCACACCACAAGCTCCTCGACGTCTGGCTCCTCGCGCTCTGCACGACGTGCGGGGAGACCGCGAAGCTCACGGTCCTGGAGCGGACGAACGTGCGCTCCGTACGCCCCGGGCTGCTGGACCGGCTGCATGCCAACGACCCCGCCCTGGCGGCCGAACTGCTCCAGGATCCGTTCGTACGGCGCCGCAATCACATCGCCCTGGACTGGGACAACGCCTGGCGTCTCGACACCGGCGGGCCGGATCACAGGGACCGCGTGGACCGCGTGGACCAGGTGGACCACGAGGCGCTCGACGTCTCCGTTCGCTTCGCGGCACGGATTCCCGTCCGGCCGGTGCGGCTGATCGCCGAAGGCTGCGGTCTGCCGCGGGCCGAGGTGGAGCGGCTGGCCGCGGAGGGGAAACTCGTCTCCGCCGTCCGGCTGGGCGGCAGACTCTCCGGCGACTTCACGTTCACGCTCAAGCGCTGA
- a CDS encoding CehA/McbA family metallohydrolase, with translation MCEDDQHGTEHGTEHGPEHGGEHGVGRRALFVTGAAAALTLASVSFPGAAAAAGAARASETRTVRGTLPTGAPDFVYLPVEVPSGVREIKVAYTYERPSVPAGTAGNALDIGIFDQRGTELGGKGFRGWSGGARTEFFLRADDATPGYIPGPVRAGTWHIALGPYTVAPQGLPYEVTVTLTYGEPGEAVKPVYPPSRATGRGRAWYRGDCHLHSWYSDGRRTPAEIAALARAAGLDFINTSDHNTYSAHAHWADQAGPHPDGELLILLGEEVTTRNGHVVALGTEPGTFIDWRYRARDNRFGRYARRIRRAGGLVVPAHPHATCIGCNWKFGFGEADAVEVWNGAYGPDDEVSLADWDGMLVASVREGRAGGRGGRDWIPAMGNSDAHRDPDPVGTPQTVVLADDLTREAIQEGIRAGRSYVAESKAVSLSFSATGPKGEHAGIGGRLEVDRDDPVTVRLEVTGAPRCTVRLVTDQGVLHTSPALPVSGSGTVEWRTTAQYAAYVRAEVRHEAAAGPLPGALAAFTNPVFLGR, from the coding sequence ATGTGCGAGGACGACCAGCACGGCACCGAGCACGGCACCGAACACGGCCCTGAGCACGGTGGCGAGCACGGCGTCGGCAGACGCGCCCTGTTCGTGACAGGGGCCGCCGCCGCGCTCACACTGGCGAGTGTGAGCTTCCCCGGCGCGGCCGCGGCCGCCGGCGCGGCCCGGGCGTCCGAGACGCGGACCGTGCGCGGCACCCTGCCCACCGGCGCGCCCGACTTCGTGTACCTGCCGGTCGAAGTCCCCTCCGGCGTACGGGAGATCAAGGTCGCGTACACCTACGAGCGGCCCTCCGTCCCGGCGGGCACCGCGGGCAACGCGCTCGACATCGGGATCTTCGACCAGCGCGGCACCGAGCTGGGCGGCAAGGGCTTCCGGGGCTGGTCGGGCGGGGCGCGCACGGAGTTCTTCCTCCGCGCGGACGACGCGACGCCCGGCTACATCCCGGGCCCGGTCCGCGCGGGCACCTGGCACATCGCGCTGGGCCCGTACACGGTGGCCCCGCAGGGACTCCCGTACGAGGTCACCGTCACGCTGACGTACGGCGAACCGGGCGAGGCGGTGAAGCCGGTGTACCCGCCGTCGCGGGCCACAGGGCGCGGCCGGGCCTGGTACCGGGGCGACTGCCACCTGCACTCCTGGTACTCCGACGGCCGCCGCACCCCGGCCGAGATCGCGGCGCTGGCGCGGGCGGCGGGCCTGGACTTCATCAACACCTCCGACCACAACACGTACTCCGCGCACGCCCACTGGGCCGACCAGGCCGGCCCCCACCCCGACGGCGAGCTGCTGATCCTGCTGGGCGAGGAGGTGACGACGCGGAACGGTCACGTCGTCGCGCTCGGCACGGAACCCGGCACCTTCATCGACTGGCGCTACCGGGCGCGCGACAACCGCTTCGGCAGGTACGCGCGCCGCATCCGCCGGGCCGGCGGCCTGGTCGTCCCCGCCCATCCGCACGCCACCTGCATCGGCTGCAACTGGAAGTTCGGCTTCGGCGAGGCGGACGCGGTCGAGGTGTGGAACGGGGCGTACGGACCCGACGACGAGGTGTCGCTGGCCGACTGGGACGGCATGCTCGTCGCCTCGGTGCGGGAGGGGCGGGCCGGGGGGCGGGGCGGCCGGGACTGGATCCCGGCGATGGGGAACAGTGACGCCCACCGCGATCCCGACCCCGTGGGCACCCCGCAGACGGTCGTCCTCGCCGACGACCTGACCCGCGAGGCGATCCAGGAGGGCATCCGCGCCGGCCGTTCCTACGTGGCGGAATCGAAGGCGGTGTCGCTGTCGTTCTCGGCGACCGGCCCGAAGGGCGAACACGCAGGTATCGGCGGGCGGTTGGAGGTGGACCGCGACGATCCGGTCACCGTCCGCCTGGAGGTCACGGGCGCCCCCCGCTGCACGGTCCGCCTCGTCACGGACCAGGGGGTCCTCCACACGAGCCCCGCCCTGCCGGTGTCCGGCTCCGGCACGGTGGAGTGGCGTACGACCGCCCAGTACGCGGCCTACGTACGCGCGGAGGTACGGCACGAGGCGGCGGCGGGGCCGCTGCCGGGCGCGCTGGCGGCGTTCACCAACCCGGTCTTCCTGGGACGGTAG